The Mesorhizobium sp. B1-1-8 genome contains a region encoding:
- a CDS encoding GNAT family N-acetyltransferase, with protein MVHIRAMTKTDASTVSRLLGQSWRRTYSPILGDETAAQLSDDRHAPQKLAAELEDDNKMSFVAERPDGSIAGYAMAEMDDRGDVTLNRLHVEPQEFGSGLAVDLLHAVLAAHAGIPSIALEVIEGNDRAIAFYRKHGFEVVEHRPAAHGVAGHASLIMRRLLPRA; from the coding sequence ATGGTCCACATCCGAGCGATGACGAAAACGGACGCGTCAACGGTATCGCGGCTGCTCGGCCAATCCTGGCGGCGGACCTATTCACCGATACTGGGCGATGAGACCGCGGCGCAATTGTCCGACGACAGGCACGCGCCCCAGAAGCTGGCGGCGGAACTTGAGGACGACAACAAAATGTCCTTCGTCGCCGAGCGGCCCGACGGCTCGATCGCCGGCTACGCCATGGCGGAGATGGACGATCGTGGCGACGTCACGCTCAACCGGCTGCACGTCGAGCCGCAGGAATTCGGCAGCGGCCTCGCCGTCGATCTTTTGCATGCGGTGCTGGCCGCCCACGCCGGCATCCCATCGATCGCGCTGGAGGTGATCGAGGGCAATGACCGGGCGATCGCCTTCTACCGCAAGCACGGTTTTGAGGTGGTCGAGCATCGGCCGGCAGCACATGGCGTAGCCGGCCATGCCTCGCTGATCATGCGCCGGCTGCTGCCAAGGGCTTGA
- a CDS encoding aldo/keto reductase: MSLGTHKLGGQGLVVSAIGLGCMGMSQSYGPADEAESIATLHRAIELGCTFLDTAEVYGPFTNEELLGRALKGRRDAVTIATKFGFLIRDGKQAGTGRDSRPGHIREVVEASLQRLATDHIDLLYQHRVDPAVPMEDVAGTVGELIAEGKVRFFGLSEAGAANIRRAHAAYPVSALQSEYSLWERNLEPEIIPLLKELGIGLVPFAPLGRGFLAGDIKRAEDYPEGDFRRGDPRYQGENFDANVAAASAVRDVAAAKGVKPGQIAIAWLLAKGPEFGIDIVPIPGTKRRTYLEENIAAADISLDATEMLGLDMALTPDKVSGPRYNERTMSMVDR, from the coding sequence ATGAGCCTCGGCACACACAAACTCGGCGGCCAGGGGCTCGTCGTGTCGGCGATCGGCCTCGGCTGCATGGGCATGAGCCAGTCCTACGGGCCGGCCGACGAGGCGGAATCGATCGCCACGCTGCATCGGGCGATCGAGCTTGGCTGCACCTTCCTCGACACGGCCGAAGTCTACGGGCCCTTCACCAACGAGGAACTGCTCGGCCGCGCCCTGAAGGGCCGGCGCGACGCGGTTACCATCGCTACCAAGTTCGGTTTCTTGATCAGGGACGGCAAGCAGGCCGGCACGGGACGCGACAGCCGGCCCGGGCATATACGCGAGGTGGTCGAGGCGTCGCTTCAGCGGCTCGCCACCGACCATATCGACCTGCTCTACCAGCACCGCGTCGATCCGGCGGTGCCGATGGAGGATGTCGCCGGCACGGTCGGCGAGTTGATCGCGGAGGGCAAGGTGCGTTTCTTCGGCCTGTCGGAAGCGGGCGCGGCCAACATACGCCGCGCGCACGCCGCCTACCCGGTCTCGGCGCTGCAGAGCGAATATTCGTTGTGGGAGCGCAATCTGGAACCGGAGATCATCCCGCTGCTGAAGGAGCTCGGCATCGGCCTGGTGCCGTTCGCGCCGCTCGGCCGCGGCTTCCTCGCCGGCGACATCAAGCGCGCCGAGGACTATCCTGAGGGCGATTTCCGGCGCGGCGACCCGCGCTACCAGGGCGAGAATTTCGACGCCAATGTCGCGGCGGCGAGTGCCGTGCGCGACGTGGCCGCCGCCAAAGGCGTCAAGCCCGGTCAGATCGCGATCGCCTGGCTGCTGGCCAAGGGACCGGAATTCGGCATCGACATCGTGCCGATCCCCGGCACCAAGCGCCGCACCTACCTGGAGGAAAACATCGCCGCCGCCGACATCAGCCTCGACGCCACCGAGATGCTGGGGCTCGACATGGCGCTGACGCCGGACAAGGTTTCGGGGCCGCGATACAACGAGCGGACGATGTCGATGGTGGATCGGTAG